In one Lolium rigidum isolate FL_2022 chromosome 3, APGP_CSIRO_Lrig_0.1, whole genome shotgun sequence genomic region, the following are encoded:
- the LOC124694688 gene encoding UDP-glucosyltransferase UGT13248-like, giving the protein MASETEHGGDIHVLLLPYPSQGHINPMLQLGKRLVAAGAGSVRCTLAITPYLLMGQRRDPCSGDVHLAEISDGYDKGGFLEAGCDVAAYLARLESAGSSTLEGLLRSEAEQGRQVSAVVYDAFLQPWAPGVARRRGAACACFFTQAPAVNLAYAHAGRAGRMEEQPGLPSGLLKPEDLPSFLTAPDECPAYLDLLLSQFVGLDAVDHVLVNSFHELQPLESEYMASTWGAKTVGPTVPSAYLDNRVPGDVSYGFNLHTAPTAMTKAWLDAKPPRSVVYVSFGTIAAPGPAQMAEMAEGLGSSGKAFLWVVRASETSKIPDGFADRIGERGLIVPWAAQLEVLAHAAVGCFVTHCGWNSTTEALCAGVPMVAVPQWSDQPTNAKYIQDVWRVGVRARPDKEGVVRSEEVERCVTEVMGDDKYARNASDWREKGKRAMGQGGISDKNIMEFLHQLRSTPSELAMELAIE; this is encoded by the exons ATGGCGTCTGAGACGGAGCACGGTGGCGACATCCACGTGCTCCTGCTGCCGTACCCGAGCCAGGGCCACATCAACCCAATGCTGCAGCTCGGCAAGCGCCTCGTCGCTGCCGGTGCTGGTAGCGTCCGGTGCACGCTCGCCATCACGCCCTATCTCCTCATGGGCCAGCGCCGCGACCCCTGCTCTGGCGACGTCCACCTCGCCGAGATCTCCGACGGTTATGACAAGGGCGGCTTCCTGGAAGCCGGCTGCGACGTCGCCGCCTACCTGGCCCGCTTAGAGTCTGCCGGGTCCAGCACCCTGGAGGGGCTGCTCCGCTCCGAAGCGGAGCAGGGACGGCAGGTGAGCGCTGTGGTGTACGACGCGTTCCTGCAGCCCTGGGCGCCGGGCGTcgctcggcggcgcggcgcggcgtgcGCATGCTTCTTCACGCAGGCGCCCGCCGTGAACCTGGCGTACGCGCACGCTGGCCGGGCAGGACGGATGGAGGAGCAGCCCGGGCTGCCGTCCGGCCTGCTGAAGCCGGAAGATCTGCCGTCGTTCTTGACCGCGCCCGACGAATGCCCCGCCTACCTGGACCTGCTGCTGAGCCAGTTCGTGGGGCTGGACGCCGTCGACCACGTCCTCGTCAATTCCTTCCATGAGCTGCAGCCACTG GAATCGGAGTACATGGCGTCCACCTGGGGTGCCAAGACGGTGGGTCCCACCGTGCCGTCGGCGTACCTTGACAACCGCGTGCCAGGCGACGTCTCCTACGGCTTCAACCTCCACACCGCACCGACGGCCATGACCAAGGCCTGGCTCGACGCCAAGCCTCCGCGCTCCGTCGTGTACGTGTCCTTCGGGACCATCGCTGCGCCAGGGCCGGCGCAGATGGCCGAGATGGCGGAGGGTCTTGGCAGCAGCGGCAAGGCCTTCCTGTGGGTTGTCAGGGCGTCCGAGACCTCCAAGATCCCCGACGGCTTCGCCGACAGGATCGGCGAGAGGGGCCTCATCGTGCCCTGGGCGGCGCAGCTGGAGGTGCTGGCGCACGCCGCCGTCGGGTGCTTCGTCACGCACTGCGGATGGAACTCCACGACGGAGGCGCTATGCGCCGGCGTGCCAATGGTGGCAGTGCCGCAGTGGTCGGACCAGCCCACGAACGCCAAGTACATCCAGGACGTGTGGCGCgtcggcgtccgcgcgcggccggACAAGGAAGGGGTCGTCCGGAGCGAAGAGGTGGAGAGGTGCGTGACGGAGGTGATGGGGGATGACAAGTATGCACGGAACGCCTCGGATTGGAGGGAGAAAGGGAAGAGGGCCATGGGCCAAGGTGGCATCTCGGACAAGAACATCATGGAGTTTCTACACCAGCTCCGGTCGACACCATCCGAGCTAGCGATGGAGCTAGCGATCGAGTGA